In a genomic window of Carassius gibelio isolate Cgi1373 ecotype wild population from Czech Republic chromosome A3, carGib1.2-hapl.c, whole genome shotgun sequence:
- the LOC127940764 gene encoding protein SCO1 homolog, mitochondrial — MMLALSTAGLAGALSLKSLRCQTFRSICVSQCYNGRSPCSVSRSAHARAVLSHTNTLFRTCRTAPRVSLLNIRTLSTLPPPPSSKRDQSSNKKSGPVTWKSLAITFALGGGLLLGMKYFKREKEEMIEKERTKSMGKASLGGPFSLINHNKKPTKSEDFLGQWLLIYFGFTHCPDICPDELEKMIEAVDEIDRIKTLPDITPILITIDPDRDTPEALAEYVKEFSPKLIGLTGTTAQIEQVSRAYRVYYSQGPKDEDNDYIVDHTIIMYLVGPDGQFLEYFGQNKKSAEISSSIASHMRKYKHGK; from the exons ATGATGTTAGCTCTCAGCACCGCGGGTTTAGCAGGAGcattaagtttaaaaagtttaagatGCCAGACGTTCAGGTCGATATGTGTCAGTCAATGTTATAATGGCCGAAGTCCCTGCAGTGTGTCGAGATCAGCGCACGCACGTGCAGTGCTGTCACACACCAACACACTG TTTAGGACGTGTAGGACAGCACCACGTGTGTCCCTTCTGAACATTCGGACACTGTCCACTCTGCCTCCACCACCCTCATCTAAAAGAGACCAATCCAGCAACAAGAAGAGCGGT CCAGTTACATGGAAATCTCTTGCGATCACATTTGCGTTGGGAGGAGGTCTTCTTCTAGGGATGAAATACttcaagagagaaaaagaggaaa TGattgagaaagaaagaacaaagtcgATGGGGAAAGCGTCTCTTGGAGGTCCATTCTCACTCATTAACCACAACAAAAAACCCACAAAGAGTGAGGATTTCCTCGGCCAGTGGCTGCTGATCTATTTCGGGTTCACACACTGTCCAGACATTTGTCCTGATGAACTGGAGAAAATGATTGAGGCTGTTGATGAGATTG ATAGAATTAAAACTCTTCCAGACATAACACCGATTCTCATCACCATTGATCCTGATAGAGACACACCAGAAGCACTGGCAGAATATGTCAAAG AGTTTTCCCCCAAGCTGATCGGTCTGACGGGCACAACTGCCCAGATTGAGCAAGTGTCCAGAGCCTACAGAGTGTACTACAGCCAGGGCCCTAAAGATGAAGACAACGACTACATT GTTGATCACACCATCATAATGTACCTGGTGGGACCTGATGGCCAGTTTCTTGAGTATTTTGGACAGAACAAGAAATCTGCTGAGATCTCATCATCCATTGCATCCCACATGAGGAAGTACAAACATGGGAAATAA